The Streptomyces rimosus genomic interval CGCTGTCCAGGGAACCGCCGGAAGCGAGGTAGGGCGTCATCCGGCGGCGGCCGTGGTCGCGCAGGTCGTGGATGGCCGTGCGCATCAGCTGGCCGGGGCCGTAGCCGGAGCCGACCAGGACGGCCGTACGGGTGGCGAGTTCCTCGCCGATCGTCAGCCCGGCCTGGTCCATCGCCTGGAGGGCGGCGGCGAGCCCGAACTGCGCGAAGCGGTCCAGGCGCCGGCTCACCTTGTTCGGCATGTACGGCTTGGGGTCGAAGCCCACGACCTCGCCGGCGAACCGGGTGGGCAGGGCGTCCACGTCGTAGCGCGTGATGGGGCGGATGCCGCTCTGTCCGGCGGTGGCAGCGGCCCAGAACTCCTCGACGGTGTGGCCGATCGGGGAGATGGTGCCGCAGCCGGTGATCACCACGCGGCGCTCCGCGCCGGCGGGCCGGGTCAGGGCCGGGTTCCGGTTCGCGTCCTGCGTCGGTGCCATGGTCCCGCCTCCCTTCCGTTCGCGTACGTCGTGGGTGTCTTCGGTGGTGGGGCGCGGGGCCCCGGTGCCGCGGACGGGGGCGGCCGTCCGTCCGGCCCGCCGTCGTCCCGTCCTGGCGACGACGAAAGATTGACACACCCTCGACTCAGGAGTCAAGAAACATGACTGACGACTTTTGGAGCCCCGCGAAGGAGCCAACGTCTCGCGTTGACTGTGCACAGAGATTGCTGTTCACTACCGGACTTATGGGAAGTCATGAACTTGACTCACTAGTCACGGAGTTTTGATATGCCGCGCTGGAGCACCCTGCTGCTCGACGACGCCAAGCTCGCCGAGATGCCCCGCCTGCCCCTGGACGACGTACTCCGGCACGCGGACCTCGTCACCGAGCAGCAGCCGCACCCCCAGGCGCTCTACGAGCGCTGGGAGAAGCAGCAGTGGTCCGCCCAGGCCATCGAACTGGAGCCGGACCGCGAGGACTTCGACAAGCGGCTGCCGCGCTCCGCGCGCAAGGCGATCGAGGAGTCCATCGCCACCTTCATCATCGGCGAGTACACCGGCCTGGACCTGCTCGGCCCCATCCTGACCGGCGCCCCCGAGGAGCGCGACCACCTCTACCTCGGCACCCAGATCGCCGACGAGACCCGGCACACCCAGCTGATGCTGCGCCTCGGCGAGGAGCTGCTCGGCCTGGATTCCGACCCCAAGCGGATGCTCGTCCAGGCGTGGAACATGGTCACCCCGCCGCACCGGGACCTCAGCCGCCTGGAGACCGAGGTCATCCGCGAACTCCAGGAACACCCCTCGGACTACCGGCGCTGGCTGCGCGCCGTGGCGCTCTTCCACCTGATCACCGAGGGCGTGCTCGCCCTGGTCGGCCAGCGCGCCATCGTCAACTCGCTGCACGGCGTACCGCTGCTGGCCGGGGTGAAGGCCGGCTTCACCGCGATGGCCCGCGACGAGTCCCGGCACGTCAGCTTCGGCCTGCACGCCCTGCGCATCGGGATCAAGGAGGGCTACGGCGACGACATCCGCGAGGTCATCGAGCAGGCCGCGCCGATCGCCCTGAACATCGAGGAGGGCGGCCAGGTCGACGACGCCCCGCAGGGGCTGACCATGAAGCAGCTCGGCATCGAGAGCCTGTACCGGCAGCTCCGCCTCATCGGCATCGAGCGGCAGTTCGCGGACCACGTCGTGGCGCTGTCCATGCCCACGCCGGCCGCCGCCGAAGACGCCGAGGCCGCCGGGAACGCCGAGAACACCGCCTCGCACTCCTGACCCGCCCGGACGCGCCCGCGCGTCCACCGCACCCCGAGCCACACCCCACA includes:
- a CDS encoding ribonucleotide-diphosphate reductase subunit beta, coding for MPRWSTLLLDDAKLAEMPRLPLDDVLRHADLVTEQQPHPQALYERWEKQQWSAQAIELEPDREDFDKRLPRSARKAIEESIATFIIGEYTGLDLLGPILTGAPEERDHLYLGTQIADETRHTQLMLRLGEELLGLDSDPKRMLVQAWNMVTPPHRDLSRLETEVIRELQEHPSDYRRWLRAVALFHLITEGVLALVGQRAIVNSLHGVPLLAGVKAGFTAMARDESRHVSFGLHALRIGIKEGYGDDIREVIEQAAPIALNIEEGGQVDDAPQGLTMKQLGIESLYRQLRLIGIERQFADHVVALSMPTPAAAEDAEAAGNAENTASHS